The Neovison vison isolate M4711 chromosome 5, ASM_NN_V1, whole genome shotgun sequence genome includes a region encoding these proteins:
- the ALOXE3 gene encoding hydroperoxide isomerase ALOXE3, producing MAVYRVCVTTGPYLKAGTLDNISVTLVGTSGESPKQLLDRLGRDFAPGSVQKYKVRCSSDLGELLLLRLHKERYAFFPKDSWYCSCLCVTAPDGTHSHFPCYQWIEGYCTIELRPGTAKTICQDSLPLLLDHRRRELQGRQECYRWKVYAPGFPGMIDVSSFEEMETDKKFALTKMTPRADQGDSSGNRYLPGFPMKIDFPSLMHMEPNIRYSATKTASLLFNAIPASLGMKLRGLLDRKGSWKKLDDIRNIFWCHKTVISEYVTEHWCEDPFFGYQYLNGVNPVMLHCLSILPSKLPITNDMVAPMLGPDTCLQTELERGNIFLADYWILAEAPVHCLNGCLQYVAAPLCLLWLNPQGALVPLAIQLSQTPGPDSPIFLPTDSYWDWLLAKTWVRNSEFLVHENNTHFLCTHLLCEAFAMATLRQLPLCHPIYKLLLPHTRYTLQVNTIARATLLNPEGLVDKVTSVGRQGLLYLISTALAHFTYTDFCLPDSVRARGVLAIPNYHYRDDGLRIWAAIESFVSEIVGYYYPSNASVQQDSELQAWVGEIFARAFLGRESSGFPRQLCTPGELVKFLTAVIFNCSAQHAAVNSGQHDFGAWMPNTPSSMRQPPPQTKGTTTLKSYLDTLPEVNVTCTNLLLFWLVSQEPKDQRPLGTYPDEHFTEEAPRRSIAAFQNRLAQISREIRERNQGLELPYTYLDPPLIENSVSI from the exons atgGCCGTGTACCGCGTGTGTGTGACCACGGGTCCCTACCTGAAGGCTGGCACGCTGGACAACATCTCTGTCACCCTGGTGGGCACTAGTGGAGAGAGCCCCAAACAGCTGCTCGATCGCCTGGGCAGGGACTTCGCCCCTGGATCT GTGCAGAAGTACAAAGTGCGGTGCTCCTCGGACCTGGGTGAGCTCTTGCTGCTGCGTCTGCACAAGGAGCGCTACGCCTTCTTTCCCAAGGACTCCTGGTACTGCAGCTGCCTCTGTGTCACGGCCCCCGATGGCACCcattcccacttcccctgctatCAGTGGATTGAGGGCTACTGCACCATAGAGCTGCGACCAGGAACAG CAAAAACCATTTGTCAggactcccttcccctccttctggaCCACAGGAGACGGGAACTCCAGGGCCGACAGGAATGCTACCG GTGGAAAGTTTATGCCCCTGGCTTTCCCGGCATGATAGACGTCAGCAGCTTTGAGGAGATGGAGACAGACAAGAAGTTTGCCTTGACCAAGATGACACCTCGAGCAGACCAAGGGGACAG CAGTGGGAATCGGTACCTGCCAGGCTTCCCCATGAAGATTGACTTCCCATCCCTGATgcacatggagcccaacattcGCTACTCGGCCACCAAGACAGCCTCCCTGCTCTTCAATGCCATTCCCGC GTCCTTGGGCATGAAGCTCCGCGGGCTGTTGGACCGCAAAGGCTCCTGGAAGAAGCTGGATGACATCCGAAATATCTTCTGGTGCCACAAGACAGTCATTTCGG AGTACGTTACAGAGCACTGGTGCGAGGACCCCTTCTTCGGGTACCAGTACCTGAATGGTGTCAACCCCGTCATGCTCCACTGCCTCTCCATTTTGCCCAGCAAGCTGCCCATCACCAATGACATGGTGGCCCCCATGCTGGGACCCGACACCTGCCTGCAGACAGAACTAGAG AGGGGGAACATTTTCCTAGCCGACTACTGGATCCTGGCCGAGGCCCCTGTCCACTGCCTCAACGGCTGCCTCCAGTACGTGGCCGCCCCGCTCTGCCTGCTGTGGCTCAACCCGCAGGGGGCGCTGGTGCCCCTGGCCATCCAG CTCAGCCAGACCCCCGGGCCCGATAGCCCCATCTTTCTGCCCACGGACTCTTACTGGGACTGGCTGCTGGCCAAGACGTGGGTGCGCAACTCCGAATTCCTGGTGCACGAGAACAACACGCACTTTCTGTGCACGCATCTGCTGTGCGAGGCCTTCGCCATGGCCACGCTGCGCCAGCTGCCGCTCTGCCATCCGATCTACAAG CTCCTGCTCCCCCACACTCGCTACACGCTGCAGGTGAACACCATCGCGCGGGCCACGCTGCTCAACCCCGAGGGCCTCGTGGACAAG GTCACCTCGGTTGGAAGACAAGGCCTCCTCTACCTCATAAGCACGGCTCTGGCCCACTTCACCTACACCGATTTCTGCCTTCCGGACAGCGTGCGGGCCCGCGGCGTCCTGGCCATCCCCAACTACCATTACCGGGACGACGGCCTAAGGATCTGGGCGGCCATTGAGAG CTTTGTCTCAGAAATCGTGGGCTACTATTACCCCAGCAATGCGTCTGTGCAGCAAGACTCGGAGCTGCAGGCCTGGGTCGGTGAGATCTTTGCTCGGGCGTTCCTGGGCCGGGAAAGCTCAg GCTTCCCACGCCAACTGTGCACTCCAGGAGAGCTGGTGAAGTTCCTCACTGCCGTCATCTTCAACTGCTCCGCCCAGCACGCCGCTGTCAACAGTGGGCAG CATGACTTTGGGGCCTGGATGCCCAATACCCCATCATCCATGAGGCAGCCTCCACCCCAGACCAAGGGCACCACCACCCTGAAGAGTTACCTAGACACCCTCCCAGAAGTGAATGTCACCTGTACCAACCTTCTCCTCTTCTGGTTGGTCAGCCAGGAGCCCAAAGACCAG